The following is a genomic window from Geobacillus subterraneus.
CTACTGACGTTTTTCTTTTCTATAGTCATACCTGCAGTGGCTCCACGTTAATCTCATTTGCATGGTTATGCTAATAGGCTATAATCGGCCCATTCTGAAAAATCAACCTAGTTTCACCATTAGAACGGTGAAAAGAAACTCTTTGTTTTTAACCATACTTTAATTGCATCAAGAGCTGCAATTACTCTTTTTCTGTTTGTTTTATAACTGTACTTTTTATTATAGGCATAATTCATGATGTTATTAATTGTTTCATAGTATTTATTTGTATGCAATCTTCTATGCAGCCCTGTTTTAATGCTAATTAAGTTTTGAGGATTATTTACATTGAGACCGACCTTGCTCAATACATTACGAGCTGGTTGTGCTTTTTTGGCCTTTTGTGCGACTATATGATGTAACTCATATTTAGATCTATAGTTCGGTTTTGTTTTTACTCTAGCAAAACTTTGATCAATTAATTCTCCCACAGCATCAAGTGCCTTAATTGCATAATAAACTAACGCAGTGCCTAAAACTGCCACTGCCGCAGCATAAGCTGCAGGAATGAGCATGGCAAATTGCCCATCAGGATCTATATTCACTACAGGGTTATTATTAGCATAAGCATATTGATTCAAACTCTGCGGATCATCCTCAAACCCATGGAACGTATCCCTTGTAATAAACCGACCAATGTTCGCATCATAATAACGTGCCATGAGATAGTATAATCCAGTTTCTTCATCATAACGATAACCAGCATAACGATATGGGTTAGACGAAGCCATCGTGCCTGTTTGCGAAATAATATTTCCCCAAGCATCATACTGATACTGTGCCACAACATTACCATTTGCATCGGTTAATGCCGTGACATCACCGTGACCATTTATATGGTAGTAATAAGTTACCCCACCCTTGGTCATTGTAACTGGGTTTCCTTGGTAATCCCACGTATACTCCGCCACGATGTTATTGTTGGCATCTGTTTCATATAGCACTTGGTTCGAGTCACCATCATAGTGATAATAGATGGTTCCGCTTGATGTTGTTTTGCTGATGCGTCTTCCAAGCTGATCGTACGTGAAAGACGCGATGGTTGTACCAGATACATTTTTTACTTCAATGAGACGGTTGTCATCATCGTACACAAATGTCTTATTGCCGTTGTTCGTTAAATTGCCATTGGCATCGTACGTGTACGCTTGTCCGTTGACCGCTGTTAATTGGTCGGCGGCGTCATACGTGTATGTTGTGGTAGTAGTCGTTCCATTATTTACAATTTTCTTCGTACGGTTCCCCACAGCATCGTATTCGTACGTGATGGTCGTCCCGTCTGCTAGTGTTTCTTTTGTCAACTGATTCAACGCATCATATTGATACGTGATCGTTCCATTGTTGGTTTCCACACTGGTAATGTTGCCATTGGCATCATAGCTGTAGTTGAAGTAATTTAAGACATTGCCGTTCGCGCCAAAGTTTTTAATCGATTTTAACTGGTTGGCATCATTATACTCGTAGGCGGTATAGGTGCCATTCGCATGGATGATGGATGAAATATTCCCTCGCTCATCGTACGTAAATCTCGCAAGGTTGGCGCTGTTTCTGGACAACACGACTAGCTGATCCAACGGGTTGTAGCTGTATCCGATGGTGTCGGTTGTTGTACCCACTGTGATGGAGGTGGACATCACGTTTCCGTTATTGTCGTAGCCATAGGCAATGGAATTAGATGCCCCTTTACTGATTCGTGTTGGACGATTATTCTTATCATACGTGTACGTGATCGTATTTCCACTACCATCCGTGACCGATGTCACGTTGCCATTGGCATCGTAATTCAACGTCCATTTCGTCAAGCCATTGTAAGCAATCGAAACAAGGCGGTTCAGCGCGTTGTAGCTATAGGATACCTTATCGCCATTGGCGTAGGTAACCTTTGTGAGATTACCGTTTTTATCATAGGCAAAGGACGTCGTTTGATTTAACGGGTTCGTGAAACCAGAAACCTGATTCAACTCATTATACGTATAGTTGGTTATATAATTCTTTGCATTCTTAACCGATGTACGATTTCCTACACCGTCATAACCATACGTCGTCACATTGCCGTTTGGATCCGTGACTTTTGTCAATTGGTTATTGGCATTATATTCATAAGAAGTCGTTTTTCCCTTTCCATCCGTTACACTTGTCTGATTTCCTACGGCATCATAACCGAAAGAAACCGTATCTCCTGCCGGATCTTTGATTTGGGTTACATAGTTTTTCTTCGCATCATACGTGTAAGAAGTATGGGAAGCTCCCACTTCTAAGCGCATCGCATCAAACCATGCGGTTCCGGTTTGATTAAAATAGTAGTAATACACTTCAATGTAATCAAACGCTTGTTTCGGCTTGACTTCCGCTGTCACATGCTGCCAGTCGGTCTTCGCCTTATCAAAGTCGTTTGCATAACCCCAATCGGTTGTACCATTCGTATAGTGGATTGCTACTTGCAAGCTATAGTAACCGCCGTTTGGATTGGCTCCTTCTTGTTTGGACCATCCAGACAACGTAAGTTTAGTGTTGCTGTCGCCAGAAATATTAATCCGTTGTTTAATATGCTTATTTTTCCCAGACTCTCCTGTGATTTTAAATGACTTGCTTCCAACATATATATTCGCAACTGTTGTATCTAGTCCATCATTTGTTGATAAATTGCCGCTTGTCGTCCAATTGTCAGGAATTCCATCACTATTCATATCTCGCTCGAAGCTGGAATTATCAACAAGATTATAGGCGCTGACAACCGTTCCTTTCTCTAATTGGATCCCGTCGAAATAAGCAGTCCCAGAACCAGCGTTTACACCGACAGATACCCGAATCGTCTGAGTTCCCGATGGAGCATTATCCGCGACGACATGAAGCCGAGTCCAATCGTTCGTTCCTGCCAACCCATAAGAAATTTTTTGATTTAACCAGTTTCCTTGCGCATCAAAATATTCAACTTTAATAAGAGCTCTGGCAGACATGGACGATGTTTTTACATAACCGCTTGCCACATAAACTCCACCATCATACGGCTGCTTATCAGAACTGACAATCGCCCATCCGGTCGAATTCGAAATGCTGATCGCTTTATTCCCAAATTTGCTTGTTGTCGTCCAACTGAATGTAGCGATTTTCCCTGATTCTACGGCCTTTGTCCAGTTGTCTGGCCAATTATCCGCATTATGATCGAATTCGAAGCTAGAGTTACTTACCAAGTTATCAGCTGTAGACATTGGATACGTCGAATACTGCAAATTTCCCAGATTATCGTATCGCTGTGAAACTGATTGTGTATAAGGATCGATCGCTTCGGTTTGATTGTTATTTTGATCATAATCAAATGTGCTGACGTTGCTGTTGAAATCCTGCTCTTTGATAAGATTATTTTGCAAATCATACGTATATTGTGCCGACTGATTTTCTGGCAATTGAACGCTGACAATATTTCCTTTTTCGTCATATTGATAAATGAACGCTGCGGTTCCATTCGCCTTATTTTCATTTGGTTCCACTACTCGGGTTAAATTATTGTTATTATCATAATCGAATGTTGTCACAGCCTTGTTTTGAGCATCTAAAGGATTTTCTGTGATTTGAATAATATTGCCGTTAGCGTTGTACGTATAATCTACCCGTCTCCCTTCGCCATCTGTGACCGACGTAACACCATTGGTTTTGTCATATGAATAATTTGTGGTACTATTTGTAAGTGCGCCGTTAATCGTAATAGGGCGTTCAATGCTTGTTACGCGGTCGAGTGTATCATAACCAATTGTCGTCGTAATATTTCGGGCATTTTTAATACTTGTTAGATTATGATCCGAATCATACGTAAAAATGGTCGCGTTTCCTTGAGCATCCGTAACTTTCGTTAGGTTGCCGGAAGCATCATACTCATAAGAGATGGTTCTGTTTGCTGGGTCGGTGATACTCGATACATATCCGTTTGTTCCATAGGCAATCGTCGTCGTTCTTGCTGATGCATCTGTAATTGAAGCTAATTTTCCGTTTGCATTATAATTCAATGTAGTCGTGTTCCCATTTGTATCGACCATGCGAGAAAGTTTGCCATTTGTATTGAAATAAAGTTTCGTACCATCGGTTTTGGTTATTGTATAAGTGCCGTCCCCATTTTTGATTAGATCGAGATAGACACCACCAGCAGCTTCGTATCCCCCGCCAACTTTTTCACCAAAAATATGACGAGTATTATCTCCATCAACAAACGTAACTGGTCCACTGCCTGCATCCCAAATATTCATTTCGAGATTAGACATCCATCCATAACCAAACATCCCATTCGATCCGGACTTTCGGCTATTGTATGTTCTCGTAAATTCAACATCTTCGCCTAGACCAGAAATAGCAAGATCCGTTGTTTGTAAAACAAGGTTTCCGTTTGCTGGATTCACCCCATCTTTAGTGGTCGTCCAGAAAGATTCTTGGCCGATTGGCTCTACCCAATAATTAATCGTAATGCGCGGCGTATTAACACTATTGTTTACCGTATTAAATGTGCGATATGGAGAAGACGATTCGTTCTGCTGTTTCAGCATCAAGCCGTAGTTCGGCTGAATACCATTGTACCAGTCCTTGACCAACTGAGTGATATCCCAGCTCCAGTACGTATTGGCCGTATTGTTTGTTGTCGTTGATTCTTTTGTGCTTCGAATAGAAGGCTGATTATTCCAGGTAACAGAAGAAGACCAATTGCTTGTAATTCGATGTAAATCAATAGATACTTGTTGACCATCGGCATTTGTTTGATAGGCATTAAATGTAGCGCTGGAAATGACACTATCACTCGGAAGACTCGGAAGGTAAAATCTCACTAAAGCACGAGTCGTTCCGAAATAACTGTTGTAACCTGTATGCATGTATGTGTTGCTCGAATAGACAGAATCAGGAAAATTATAGGCAATAAAATTATCCCGCAAAACATCCCATTCATTGATCGTAGGGTCAATCGTTACCGGATATATGGTGTCTGGATCTTGTAAAAAGCTCTCATCTACTATCACATCAATATAAGTTTTGCCGCTATTTTGACGTAAATGAAAGGCAACTTGATCAGAATACTTGTGGTTCGCATCGAACATATATGGCTTTTCTAAGTACCACTTAGGGTTCCCTTTTGAGTCTTCAAAGACGATCGTTCCGTCTTTTTTAGCAACAGCCTTTACCCCTTTTAGTTTCATCTCAAAAGTAAAAGCATTGCTGGAAGGTTTATTGTTAAGAATAATATCCTCTTTGACCGCATTGCCTTGAAGGCGATATCGCACATCGGTTTGTTCAAATAACCCTTTATAAATGATTTCATTATTTTTCGCAACACCTTGCACATTTTTCGCATTTATTGGGATAAACGAAAGGATTCTATCATTTTCTTTGATCGAAACAAGTTCAGGTTGACTCGATTGTTTTGCGAATGTTACTTTGAAGGCGTTAGCCGTATTCTCAAACATATCGGCCCCGTTGGGTTTTAGATCGTTATTAATTTTTTTCCATTTCTTATCAAGAGGATCTTGATAAAATTGGGGTTGCAGGTATATCTCTTCAGTAAAGCTTCCATCCGGATTCAAGTATCTTGTCGAATACTTTGTCCGTCTGCTCTCGAGCTCTAATTTTGATTTTGGCCGTTTCGTGGGAAGATCACCAATGTTAGCTTCAATATTTCGGCTTTTTTGCACTACGCGTTCCGATTTCCCAAGAGCAGCTTGTGCAAATGGGGGGACGACAATACTAAAAATTAAACAACATGAGAGAATCATAGCCACATAGCGATAGTTAAATATCGACTTTCCTTCCACCTTATTCCCTTCCTCTCAGGATATGTTAATCATCCGGATGTCAATAAGATTATAGCAACGAAATACAAAGATACGTAATGATCCAAATAATGTAAATTATCAATCGTTTAAGATGACTATAAAAACCCGCCCGCACTCTCATTCGTTTGCTATTGCCAAAAGTTTATCCATCACGATTTTTCTCTGAGTTTTAACGTCTGGAAAAAAGCTTGTCACCTCTGTTTTTCGGCCATCATGAAATAACTACATACTCAACAGCCCAAACATTGTGATGAACAAGGGGGAAGAGATGATGAGAATATCTGATTTTCTTAAAAGATATCATTTGCATGGGAGTTTAATTAATAAGGTAGAATATGATTCGACCACCAAAAGAGTATCTCTTGAAACTGAGTTATGCAAATGGCAACAATTCGATTATGACGAAACGAAAGATCCGGAAATGATTGAAGGATTCAATGTTTTTGAAGATGTAACATATTTTGAAACAGATTGCG
Proteins encoded in this region:
- a CDS encoding DNRLRE domain-containing protein, which codes for MEGKSIFNYRYVAMILSCCLIFSIVVPPFAQAALGKSERVVQKSRNIEANIGDLPTKRPKSKLELESRRTKYSTRYLNPDGSFTEEIYLQPQFYQDPLDKKWKKINNDLKPNGADMFENTANAFKVTFAKQSSQPELVSIKENDRILSFIPINAKNVQGVAKNNEIIYKGLFEQTDVRYRLQGNAVKEDIILNNKPSSNAFTFEMKLKGVKAVAKKDGTIVFEDSKGNPKWYLEKPYMFDANHKYSDQVAFHLRQNSGKTYIDVIVDESFLQDPDTIYPVTIDPTINEWDVLRDNFIAYNFPDSVYSSNTYMHTGYNSYFGTTRALVRFYLPSLPSDSVISSATFNAYQTNADGQQVSIDLHRITSNWSSSVTWNNQPSIRSTKESTTTNNTANTYWSWDITQLVKDWYNGIQPNYGLMLKQQNESSSPYRTFNTVNNSVNTPRITINYWVEPIGQESFWTTTKDGVNPANGNLVLQTTDLAISGLGEDVEFTRTYNSRKSGSNGMFGYGWMSNLEMNIWDAGSGPVTFVDGDNTRHIFGEKVGGGYEAAGGVYLDLIKNGDGTYTITKTDGTKLYFNTNGKLSRMVDTNGNTTTLNYNANGKLASITDASARTTTIAYGTNGYVSSITDPANRTISYEYDASGNLTKVTDAQGNATIFTYDSDHNLTSIKNARNITTTIGYDTLDRVTSIERPITINGALTNSTTNYSYDKTNGVTSVTDGEGRRVDYTYNANGNIIQITENPLDAQNKAVTTFDYDNNNNLTRVVEPNENKANGTAAFIYQYDEKGNIVSVQLPENQSAQYTYDLQNNLIKEQDFNSNVSTFDYDQNNNQTEAIDPYTQSVSQRYDNLGNLQYSTYPMSTADNLVSNSSFEFDHNADNWPDNWTKAVESGKIATFSWTTTSKFGNKAISISNSTGWAIVSSDKQPYDGGVYVASGYVKTSSMSARALIKVEYFDAQGNWLNQKISYGLAGTNDWTRLHVVADNAPSGTQTIRVSVGVNAGSGTAYFDGIQLEKGTVVSAYNLVDNSSFERDMNSDGIPDNWTTSGNLSTNDGLDTTVANIYVGSKSFKITGESGKNKHIKQRINISGDSNTKLTLSGWSKQEGANPNGGYYSLQVAIHYTNGTTDWGYANDFDKAKTDWQHVTAEVKPKQAFDYIEVYYYYFNQTGTAWFDAMRLEVGASHTSYTYDAKKNYVTQIKDPAGDTVSFGYDAVGNQTSVTDGKGKTTSYEYNANNQLTKVTDPNGNVTTYGYDGVGNRTSVKNAKNYITNYTYNELNQVSGFTNPLNQTTSFAYDKNGNLTKVTYANGDKVSYSYNALNRLVSIAYNGLTKWTLNYDANGNVTSVTDGSGNTITYTYDKNNRPTRISKGASNSIAYGYDNNGNVMSTSITVGTTTDTIGYSYNPLDQLVVLSRNSANLARFTYDERGNISSIIHANGTYTAYEYNDANQLKSIKNFGANGNVLNYFNYSYDANGNITSVETNNGTITYQYDALNQLTKETLADGTTITYEYDAVGNRTKKIVNNGTTTTTTYTYDAADQLTAVNGQAYTYDANGNLTNNGNKTFVYDDDNRLIEVKNVSGTTIASFTYDQLGRRISKTTSSGTIYYHYDGDSNQVLYETDANNNIVAEYTWDYQGNPVTMTKGGVTYYYHINGHGDVTALTDANGNVVAQYQYDAWGNIISQTGTMASSNPYRYAGYRYDEETGLYYLMARYYDANIGRFITRDTFHGFEDDPQSLNQYAYANNNPVVNIDPDGQFAMLIPAAYAAAVAVLGTALVYYAIKALDAVGELIDQSFARVKTKPNYRSKYELHHIVAQKAKKAQPARNVLSKVGLNVNNPQNLISIKTGLHRRLHTNKYYETINNIMNYAYNKKYSYKTNRKRVIAALDAIKVWLKTKSFFSPF